A part of Aegilops tauschii subsp. strangulata cultivar AL8/78 chromosome 2, Aet v6.0, whole genome shotgun sequence genomic DNA contains:
- the LOC141040712 gene encoding uncharacterized protein: protein MDNFLNTTEYHPIVADGNTKLEVWYTNEPGKVEEIIALYEDWLYEEKYKFVGLGMEFTRKDCYGRRKVTVMQLAMRNHVFVYHFCKARTECPALKDFLENRGITFSSVGVRNIRDALFQDLIRIPEGYHIDIQEKFMIKGGEDRDSMEDLAGAIIDESYSKLESSFPELLRHYWDWKPLTFDHLKYGATGM, encoded by the exons ATGGACAACTTTTTGAACACCACCGAGTACCATCCGATAGTTGCCGATGGTAACACGAAGCTCGAAGTGTGGTACACCAACGAGCCTGGCAAGGTGGAGGAGATTATTGCCTTGTACGAGGACTGGTTGTACGAGGAGAAGTACAAGTTTGTTGGTCTCGGCATGGAGTTCACACGAAAGGATTGTTATGGGCGTAGAAAAGTCACCGTCATGCAACTGGCTATGCGGAATCATGTTTTCGTCTATCACTTCTGCAAGGCCAGGACGGAGTGCCCTGCCTTGAAGGATTTCCTTGAGAATAGAGGTATAACTTTCTCTAGTGTGGGCGTTAGGAATATTAGAGATGCTCTTTTTCAAGATTTGATTAGAATTCCAGAAGGGTACCACATCGACATCCAAGAGAAGTTCATGATAAAAGGCGGTGAAGATAGGGACTCCATGGAGGACTTAGCAGGAGCCATCATTGACGAATCTTACTCCAAGCTGGAGTCCTCTTTTCCAGAACTTCTTCGTCACTACTGGGATTGGAAGCCACTTACCTTTGATCACCTGAAATATGGAGCTACT GGTATGTGA